From the genome of Pirellulaceae bacterium, one region includes:
- a CDS encoding rhomboid family intramembrane serine protease yields MEVETPTGLQTVTVPGLGTTPIPVYLTLFTSMFMHGGLMHLLGNMWFLWIFGDNIEHDLGRFRYLLFYLLTGLLASLSHVFLNSSGPNSMIPSLGASGASGAISGVMGAYLVLHPHRRVTVFRVRIVTQVPGFVAVGIWIVFQIISSFGSETGIAYGAHIGGFAFGAILAKPFTQGLAAKSSPTLGGQSYRHGR; encoded by the coding sequence ATGGAAGTGGAGACCCCGACCGGTCTCCAGACGGTCACGGTGCCAGGTCTCGGCACCACTCCTATCCCGGTTTACTTGACCCTATTCACTTCCATGTTCATGCACGGTGGACTGATGCACCTGCTCGGCAACATGTGGTTTCTTTGGATTTTCGGAGACAACATCGAGCATGACCTGGGGCGTTTTCGTTATCTCCTGTTTTATTTGCTCACCGGATTACTGGCATCTCTCAGCCACGTTTTCCTGAACAGCTCGGGACCGAATTCGATGATTCCAAGCCTCGGAGCATCCGGAGCATCCGGAGCAATTTCCGGCGTGATGGGCGCGTATCTGGTCTTACATCCTCATCGTCGGGTCACCGTTTTTAGGGTTCGTATCGTGACGCAAGTTCCTGGCTTCGTCGCGGTGGGCATCTGGATTGTTTTCCAGATCATCAGCAGCTTTGGGTCGGAGACAGGTATCGCGTACGGCGCCCATATTGGCGGCTTCGCATTTGGGGCGATCCTCGCGAAACCCTTTACGCAGGGGCTGGCGGCCAAGTCTTCGCCCACTCTTGGCGGTCAATCCTATCGACACGGCCGGT